The DNA window GTTCCTTAAAATAATTATGGAGTACGTGCTTACGTACACAAGGAGCCGTTTATGAAGAAAAAATGCGAGAGATGCGGAAGGGAATTCGAGGCCAGGGAAAGTTTTCACAGGTTCTGTCCGGGCTGCTTCCAGCCGCAGGGACAATCCACGGGCGGCCCGCCGAGACAGGCGGCCACCGTCCCGCAGGAACTGCTGCTGGCATCCTATTACGACGGAGAGGCCAATCCCCTGAAACAGGTGTACATTGGTGTTCCGGAGAGGCTTGCACTTCTCTTCGCAAAAGACAGCCCCCCGCTCGGCACAAAACAGCTAAGGGATTTCCTGCAGGTCATACTGAAGGCAAGAAACAAGATGCTCCTCAGCGGAATAGAGGCGGCGCGGCCCATCCTCTACAAATGTCAGGCAGATCTGGAGTACCAGCTCAAGAGGGGCGTGATCCCGTCCAGTTTCGGCCAGTTCATGAAGCATCATCTCACCATGGCGGAACGGAACGGTAACGCGCTCGAAGGATTCTACCGGCATTTCGATGCCGTTGTCTGTTATTTTCCAGCAAAGAAATAAAGGAGGGAGAGATGAAATTGAAGGATTACGCAAGGCTTTCTGCAACAATCCGTCTGAAAAGCGGACTGCATATCGGCACCGGT is part of the Syntrophorhabdaceae bacterium genome and encodes:
- the csm2 gene encoding type III-A CRISPR-associated protein Csm2 encodes the protein MKKKCERCGREFEARESFHRFCPGCFQPQGQSTGGPPRQAATVPQELLLASYYDGEANPLKQVYIGVPERLALLFAKDSPPLGTKQLRDFLQVILKARNKMLLSGIEAARPILYKCQADLEYQLKRGVIPSSFGQFMKHHLTMAERNGNALEGFYRHFDAVVCYFPAKK